A genomic region of Exiguobacterium oxidotolerans JCM 12280 contains the following coding sequences:
- a CDS encoding ZIP family metal transporter, whose amino-acid sequence MWMALGWGALAGGAVVIGALIGLFLPMKQRYIGYVMSFGTGILIGAATFELLDEALNKSTTFIVAISFIVGSLVFTGFDFFVSSRGASKRKRSGGGNEGTGTAIFFGTILDAIPESIMIGASLLSGNVSAALVAAIFVSNIPEGLSSTTGLQKDGFSKKKILIMWGVVWLISALASLAGYSVLANLPDMQFAMIGSFASGGIIAMLASTMMPEAHEEGGTIVGLLASLGLITAIVLS is encoded by the coding sequence ATGTGGATGGCTTTAGGTTGGGGCGCACTCGCTGGCGGAGCAGTCGTCATCGGGGCATTGATTGGATTATTTTTACCGATGAAGCAACGGTACATCGGATATGTCATGTCGTTCGGTACGGGGATCTTGATTGGGGCAGCGACGTTCGAGCTACTCGACGAAGCCTTGAATAAATCAACGACGTTCATCGTCGCTATCTCTTTCATCGTCGGCTCTCTCGTCTTTACAGGATTTGATTTTTTTGTTTCTTCGCGAGGTGCGAGTAAACGGAAACGTTCGGGTGGTGGAAACGAAGGCACAGGGACGGCAATCTTTTTCGGAACGATTTTAGATGCGATTCCGGAATCGATCATGATCGGGGCAAGCTTATTATCGGGGAACGTCAGTGCGGCACTCGTCGCTGCGATTTTCGTCAGCAATATCCCGGAAGGTCTCTCAAGTACGACCGGACTTCAAAAAGACGGATTTTCAAAGAAAAAAATCTTAATCATGTGGGGGGTCGTCTGGTTGATTTCCGCCCTCGCCTCGCTCGCCGGCTATTCCGTGCTTGCTAACCTACCCGATATGCAATTTGCGATGATTGGTTCGTTCGCAAGTGGCGGCATCATCGCGATGCTCGCTTCGACAATGATGCCGGAGGCGCACGAAGAAGGCGGGACGATTGTCGGTCTACTTGCTTCTCTCGGTCTCATCACAGCTATTGTTCTTAGCTGA
- the fadH gene encoding 2,4-dienoyl-CoA reductase, with protein sequence MAQTIMVTGGTSGMGKAMALALKKAGWNVVVTGRDLERLQQMDHELKQIEGEHLTIQMDVRDTDACIAAVNQARETFGRLEALVNNAAGNFICPTDELSPNGWKTVIDIVLNGTFNCSHALVKGWQEDDVKGGQILNIVASYAWQAGAGVAPSAAAKAGVLNLTRTLAVEWGYKYHARINAISPGPIERTGGADKLAMSPEHAERIRRNVPLGRFGTPEEIAGLAVWMVSDQASYLNGECIALDGGHWLNKQPF encoded by the coding sequence ATGGCACAAACGATCATGGTGACAGGCGGTACGAGCGGTATGGGGAAAGCAATGGCACTCGCCTTAAAAAAAGCCGGCTGGAACGTCGTCGTCACAGGACGTGACTTGGAACGGCTACAACAAATGGATCATGAACTCAAGCAGATTGAGGGGGAGCATCTGACCATTCAAATGGATGTTCGCGATACCGATGCCTGTATTGCGGCCGTCAATCAAGCACGGGAAACGTTCGGTCGCTTAGAGGCCCTCGTGAACAATGCGGCTGGAAATTTCATCTGTCCGACGGATGAGCTGTCTCCGAACGGATGGAAGACGGTCATCGACATCGTCCTCAATGGGACATTCAATTGTTCACACGCGCTTGTCAAAGGCTGGCAAGAAGATGACGTCAAGGGTGGACAGATTTTAAACATTGTCGCTTCTTACGCGTGGCAAGCTGGAGCCGGGGTCGCGCCAAGTGCTGCCGCAAAAGCCGGGGTCTTGAATTTGACGCGGACACTCGCTGTCGAGTGGGGCTATAAATATCATGCCCGCATCAATGCAATCAGTCCGGGACCGATCGAACGGACGGGTGGTGCCGATAAACTGGCGATGTCACCGGAACACGCGGAACGAATTCGTCGCAATGTACCACTCGGACGGTTCGGGACACCGGAAGAAATCGCCGGACTCGCCGTCTGGATGGTCTCCGATCAAGCAAGCTACTTAAATGGAGAATGCATCGCACTCGACGGTGGGCACTGGCTGAACAAACAACCGTTCTGA
- a CDS encoding manganese-dependent inorganic pyrophosphatase, which translates to MEKVLIFGHKNPDTDTITSAIAYAELKKALGVNAEAIRLGEINDETQFALDQFKIAAPRLVTAVAAEASHVILVDHNERQQSADDIADVTVTEVIDHHRIANFETSDPIYYRAEPVGCTATILNKLYKEHGVAIKPEIAGLMLSAIVSDSLLFKSPTCTEEDIVAARELAEIAGVDANVYGLNMLKAGADLSKKSITELISLDAKEFSMGAHKVEIAQVNTVDTAEVLLRQAELEEQINTIILEKELDLFVFLVTDILTNNSVALVLGQQAPLVEQAYGIEATNHLVYLEGVVSRKKQVVPILTDTAVSSK; encoded by the coding sequence ATGGAAAAAGTATTGATTTTTGGTCATAAAAATCCGGATACGGATACGATTACGTCAGCAATCGCGTACGCTGAACTGAAGAAAGCATTAGGTGTGAATGCCGAAGCGATTCGTTTAGGCGAAATCAATGATGAAACACAATTCGCACTCGATCAATTTAAGATCGCTGCACCGCGTCTTGTTACGGCAGTCGCTGCCGAAGCGTCACACGTCATTCTCGTCGACCACAACGAACGTCAACAAAGTGCCGACGACATCGCTGACGTCACGGTCACAGAAGTCATCGATCACCACCGGATTGCGAACTTTGAGACATCAGATCCGATTTACTACCGCGCTGAGCCCGTCGGTTGTACGGCAACGATTTTGAACAAACTGTATAAAGAACATGGTGTCGCAATTAAACCGGAAATCGCAGGTTTGATGTTATCGGCAATCGTTTCTGATTCATTGTTGTTCAAGTCACCAACATGTACCGAAGAAGACATCGTCGCGGCACGTGAACTTGCAGAAATCGCTGGTGTCGATGCCAACGTCTACGGTTTGAACATGCTCAAAGCAGGTGCTGACTTATCGAAAAAATCAATCACAGAATTGATTTCACTTGACGCAAAAGAGTTTTCGATGGGCGCACACAAAGTCGAGATTGCTCAGGTCAATACGGTCGATACAGCTGAAGTGTTACTTCGTCAAGCTGAGCTCGAAGAGCAAATCAATACAATCATTCTCGAAAAAGAACTTGATCTGTTCGTCTTCCTCGTGACTGACATCTTAACAAATAATTCAGTTGCGCTCGTACTCGGACAACAAGCACCACTCGTCGAGCAAGCTTATGGAATCGAAGCAACCAACCACCTCGTTTACCTCGAAGGTGTCGTTTCACGGAAGAAACAAGTTGTTCCAATCCTGACAGATACTGCTGTTAGTTCAAAATAA
- a CDS encoding N-acetylglucosaminidase: MSTRTIRPGRPAKRAGSLKGLLFFFLLGSVLFFLLKDDPPSVLKPAAPYIAEKYQKGQVATEQEFDTFNEAKAFLADERGAIKRTEDDRYVYLTGPGIGIVDPGGTLNIYQDESLKKRLTYVASGSRLTLRDFGPDVSRIEIAGVSGFVASDRLTLYPVEQSTNRSFYERTGDTLRHYIVANAGLGGWITVGRAPKDISKRTTDYVEVSTLTKNLRKPTPLSAKELDAFIKNNAPDSPLIGTGKTFKKVERDFDINAAYLLAHAIHESNYGRSTIAREKFNLFGVNATDIAPGQNATAYKSLDDSIRKTGQFIARDYLAPDGKYHRGPFLGNKAKGMNVFYASDPYWSEKIAGILYKMDAF; the protein is encoded by the coding sequence TTGAGTACACGCACGATTCGTCCCGGTCGTCCCGCAAAACGAGCGGGATCACTAAAAGGACTGTTGTTTTTCTTTTTGTTAGGAAGCGTTCTATTTTTTTTGTTGAAGGATGATCCACCGTCTGTCTTAAAACCGGCCGCACCGTACATCGCTGAAAAATATCAAAAAGGTCAAGTCGCGACAGAACAAGAGTTCGATACGTTCAACGAAGCAAAAGCCTTTCTCGCTGACGAGCGTGGCGCTATTAAACGAACAGAAGACGATCGGTACGTCTACTTGACCGGACCGGGGATTGGGATCGTCGACCCAGGTGGTACGCTCAACATCTATCAAGACGAATCGTTAAAGAAACGGTTGACGTATGTCGCGTCCGGTAGCCGTTTAACACTGCGCGACTTCGGTCCAGACGTCAGTCGGATCGAAATTGCCGGTGTCAGCGGCTTCGTCGCGTCGGATCGGTTGACCTTGTACCCAGTTGAACAATCGACGAACCGATCGTTTTACGAACGAACGGGTGACACGTTACGTCACTACATCGTCGCCAACGCCGGACTCGGCGGCTGGATTACCGTCGGACGTGCCCCAAAAGACATTTCGAAGCGGACGACGGACTATGTCGAGGTATCGACCTTAACAAAAAATTTACGGAAACCGACTCCTTTGTCGGCAAAAGAGTTGGATGCCTTCATTAAAAATAATGCGCCCGATAGTCCGCTGATCGGTACTGGGAAGACATTTAAAAAAGTCGAGCGTGATTTTGATATCAATGCCGCCTATCTCCTCGCTCATGCGATTCATGAATCGAATTACGGTCGGTCGACGATTGCCCGTGAAAAATTCAATCTGTTTGGCGTCAATGCGACGGATATTGCACCCGGTCAAAATGCAACGGCTTATAAATCGCTTGACGACTCGATTCGAAAAACGGGTCAGTTCATCGCCCGCGACTATCTCGCGCCGGATGGCAAGTACCACCGTGGACCGTTCCTTGGAAATAAAGCAAAAGGAATGAACGTTTTTTATGCATCGGATCCTTACTGGAGCGAAAAAATCGCTGGTATCCTGTACAAAATGGACGCCTTCTAA
- a CDS encoding aromatic acid exporter family protein, with the protein MFIGYRTLKTAVAAALAMWIAEQMKLDYYVFAAIIAILSIQATRKKSIRSSYERIMASILAIGIGFLIFEVVGYRPVALALYFILFLPLTQRLRLQDGFITSVVILTHLYTARQLNLAIFLNEVYLILIGVGVGLLVNMYMPSLDRVITERRQQIDKRIAALFFEVAAAIETGRINHHSLTLEETERLLREGKDASLKRMGNAIGRRNDDEDYSYFRMREQQFELLRGIVRNVDDLVLIVDEGKKVADLFRTIGDNVRPEADASLFLQELADLLATFRASPLPTTREEFEIRSALLHMLQETEQYLQLKQRFVAKSEEIKHRRGKRTK; encoded by the coding sequence ATGTTCATTGGATATCGGACTTTAAAAACGGCCGTCGCAGCCGCACTCGCGATGTGGATTGCGGAGCAAATGAAGCTCGATTATTACGTCTTCGCCGCCATCATCGCCATCTTGAGTATTCAAGCGACGCGTAAAAAATCAATTCGTTCATCGTACGAACGCATCATGGCGTCGATTCTTGCCATCGGGATCGGTTTCCTGATTTTCGAAGTCGTCGGTTATCGTCCAGTTGCTTTAGCACTTTATTTCATTCTATTCCTTCCGTTGACGCAACGCCTCCGTCTACAGGACGGTTTTATTACGAGTGTCGTCATCTTGACGCACCTTTATACGGCACGGCAACTCAACCTTGCGATTTTTTTAAATGAAGTCTACTTGATTTTGATTGGCGTCGGTGTCGGACTACTCGTCAATATGTATATGCCGAGTCTCGATCGTGTCATCACGGAGCGCCGTCAGCAAATCGACAAACGGATTGCCGCTTTGTTCTTTGAAGTCGCAGCAGCGATCGAGACGGGACGGATCAATCATCATTCGCTGACGCTCGAGGAAACGGAGCGCTTGTTGCGGGAAGGAAAGGATGCTTCGTTAAAGCGGATGGGGAATGCAATCGGACGTCGAAACGATGACGAGGATTACAGCTATTTCCGGATGCGGGAGCAACAGTTCGAACTGCTCCGCGGAATCGTCCGTAATGTCGATGATTTGGTATTAATCGTTGACGAAGGAAAAAAAGTCGCCGACCTGTTTCGGACGATTGGTGACAATGTCCGTCCGGAGGCCGACGCAAGTTTATTTTTACAAGAACTGGCGGACTTACTCGCGACCTTCCGTGCTTCGCCGTTACCGACGACGCGTGAAGAGTTCGAAATCCGGTCCGCCTTGTTGCACATGCTGCAAGAAACGGAGCAATATTTACAATTAAAGCAGCGTTTCGTCGCGAAATCAGAAGAAATAAAACATCGTCGAGGCAAACGTACCAAGTAA
- a CDS encoding M20/M25/M40 family metallo-hydrolase — protein MVNEKRVLDTFLELVQIDSESKEEAQICAHLKKTFTELGCDVFEDDASSKTEHKGNNLIVTLPATKDGVDKIYFTSHMDTVFPGQGIKPIIEDGYVKTDGTTILGADDKTGLASIIELVHVLNETKQPHGQIQFVITVGEESGLVGAMVLDQTKIDADYGFALDSDGKVGDIITAAPTQAKVNAKIYGKTAHAGVAPEKGVSAITIAAKAIAKMPLGRIDEETTANVGRFSGGGPSTNIVCDYVEIFAEARSLVAPKMEAQTEKMKAAFEEAAAELGGRAEVEVKVMYPGFKFEDGDQVVEVAKAAITQLGRTPRLLHSGGGSDANVIAGFGIPTVNLAVGYEDIHTTNERMPIEELVKTAELCVTLVDYITNK, from the coding sequence ATGGTCAATGAGAAACGTGTACTTGATACATTTTTAGAGTTAGTCCAAATCGATTCAGAATCAAAAGAAGAAGCACAAATTTGTGCCCATCTGAAAAAAACGTTCACAGAACTCGGGTGTGACGTCTTTGAAGATGACGCATCATCGAAAACGGAACATAAAGGAAATAACTTAATCGTCACACTGCCGGCAACAAAAGACGGTGTCGATAAAATTTATTTCACGTCACATATGGATACGGTGTTCCCGGGACAAGGGATTAAACCAATCATCGAAGACGGTTACGTCAAAACAGATGGTACGACAATCCTCGGAGCAGATGATAAAACGGGTCTTGCCTCTATCATCGAGCTGGTCCATGTCCTGAATGAAACGAAGCAACCGCACGGACAGATTCAATTCGTCATCACAGTTGGCGAAGAGTCGGGTCTTGTCGGGGCGATGGTCCTCGATCAAACAAAAATCGATGCCGACTATGGGTTTGCCCTTGATTCAGACGGTAAAGTGGGCGATATCATCACGGCTGCCCCGACACAAGCGAAAGTGAATGCTAAAATCTATGGCAAAACGGCACATGCTGGGGTTGCGCCTGAAAAAGGTGTCTCAGCCATCACGATTGCTGCAAAAGCAATCGCGAAAATGCCGCTTGGTCGAATTGACGAAGAGACGACAGCAAATGTCGGCCGATTCAGTGGTGGTGGTCCATCGACGAACATCGTCTGCGATTATGTAGAAATCTTCGCAGAAGCACGTTCACTCGTCGCACCGAAGATGGAAGCCCAAACGGAAAAAATGAAAGCTGCCTTTGAAGAAGCAGCCGCTGAACTCGGCGGACGTGCTGAAGTCGAAGTCAAAGTCATGTACCCTGGATTCAAGTTCGAAGACGGCGATCAAGTCGTCGAAGTTGCGAAAGCTGCCATCACGCAACTTGGACGGACACCACGTTTACTTCATTCAGGTGGCGGTTCAGATGCGAACGTCATCGCCGGTTTCGGTATTCCGACAGTCAACTTAGCCGTCGGATACGAAGACATTCATACGACGAATGAAAGAATGCCAATCGAAGAACTCGTCAAGACGGCAGAACTATGTGTTACGCTCGTCGATTACATCACAAATAAGTGA
- the rnz gene encoding ribonuclease Z, translated as MEFYFLGTGAGMPSKQRNVSSIALMHPKMTWLFDCGEATQHQILHSPIKPRKVSTIFITHLHGDHIFGLPGFISTRAALEGTTRLTIYGPKGLQEWLDATLRVTGTYLRYPLDVIEVEAGKTYEHEGFTITVDALEHRFLAYGYRIEGRQEKGMLLVDRLKEHGIPSGPLYKQIKQNESFEFEGVLYESADFLGSPKPGVKLAVLGDTTPCEASIRLARGVDVLVHEATFADTETEHAGRFGHSTARQAAGIAKQAEAKKLLLTHVSARYVEQEDHLEREAREVFPESYLMVDHQSVQVKA; from the coding sequence ATGGAATTTTATTTTTTAGGTACAGGGGCAGGAATGCCTTCGAAACAACGCAACGTGTCGTCAATCGCCTTGATGCATCCGAAGATGACGTGGTTGTTTGATTGTGGAGAGGCGACGCAACATCAAATCTTACACAGTCCGATTAAACCACGAAAAGTCAGCACGATTTTCATCACACATCTTCATGGGGATCATATTTTTGGTTTGCCCGGTTTCATCAGTACGCGGGCAGCGCTTGAAGGAACGACACGATTGACGATTTATGGGCCGAAGGGGTTACAGGAATGGCTTGATGCGACGCTTCGTGTCACAGGAACATATTTACGTTATCCGCTAGACGTGATTGAAGTCGAAGCAGGGAAAACGTATGAACATGAAGGATTTACGATTACGGTCGACGCTCTAGAGCATCGTTTTTTAGCGTATGGATACCGGATCGAAGGGCGTCAAGAAAAAGGGATGTTGCTCGTCGATCGCTTAAAGGAGCACGGTATTCCGTCCGGTCCACTCTATAAACAAATCAAACAAAATGAATCGTTTGAGTTTGAGGGAGTGCTTTACGAGTCAGCTGATTTTTTAGGTTCGCCAAAACCAGGCGTGAAGTTGGCCGTTTTAGGCGATACGACACCTTGTGAAGCGAGTATCCGCTTAGCTCGGGGAGTCGATGTATTGGTTCATGAGGCGACGTTCGCCGATACCGAAACAGAACATGCCGGACGTTTCGGACACTCGACAGCACGTCAGGCGGCAGGGATTGCTAAACAAGCAGAAGCGAAGAAGTTACTATTGACACATGTCTCAGCCCGTTATGTCGAGCAAGAGGATCACTTAGAACGTGAAGCACGGGAAGTATTCCCTGAATCGTATCTCATGGTGGATCATCAATCCGTCCAAGTGAAGGCGTAA